A window of bacterium genomic DNA:
TACGCCGGGAGTTACAGCCCTATTTGAATATATGGAGAATTCATATAACAATCAAAGCGGCTGTAGGTGGAAAAATGATCTTGTCATTCTTTTTCCAACATCAGCCGCTGGCGCAAAAGCACGTCAACCGTGTCAGCTTGCCAACATCAACAAAAACATCCCCTGAATCGTCAACCCGCAGGCAGGTCAGAACCAGCAAGGTCGGAGTCCATCGCCAATGCCTCCCCCAGCGTCTAAAATCCCCACAGCAGGAAACTCTTCTTGGCCTTCTTCGTCACAAACTTCATGTTCTCCGTTCCCTGCTGAATGTTGATCATCATGGTATCCATCGCGAGTGCGGCCGCCGAATCCGAGATCAGCCTTCCCGCGATACCGTGGCCCAGGCGTATGGATTCCATCATCTGCTGCAAGTCACTGGTGATCTGAATCGCGTTGTCAATCGGGATTTTGAGACGCGTTGTGTCCATCATCAGTTGCCCAATCGTGCCCTGGCGAAAGGAGGCCACCATCCCTTTGACATCGTTGGTGATGCCGATCGCATTGGCAATCGGGACGGTCAAGTAGGTACTGTCCATCAGCAGTTGCCCGATCGTCCCCTTACCCTCGCGGATCGAGTGGACGATATCGGCCAGATCACCGGTGATCACGGCCAGATTATCGTTCGTCTTTTTAACCGTACCCATTAACTGGTCAATATTCATAGGTGCATTCGTCTTGAGGGTGTCCCCATCTTCGATTTCCGGCAGATTGCTGGTGCCGGGCGTGATGACAAGAACCTTGTTTCCCATCAGGCTCTCGGTTCCGATGACCGCTACAGCGTCTTTCTTTATGAACCGCCGCACGTCTTCGTTGATGGACGCGTCCACGCGCACCGTGGTGTCGCTTTCCATCTTTATGCGCTGGATGATGCCGACGGTAATGCCCGAAAACCGCACGTTGTTGCCCGCCTGCAGACCGCTCACGTCGTTGAAGATTCCGCTGATGTGAAAGGTCCTATTGAAGAGTTGCTGATTCATGCCCACGACATAGATCGCCACGGCAAACAGGACAAAGCCGATCGTGATAAATATTCCGAGCTTGATATGGGTTGTTGCTTTTTTAATCATGACTAACATTCCTTCGTATGCGAATTCACATCATTGATGCGAATCGGTTTGCCATTCAAAGAATGACTTCACTTCCTCATCGTGCGAGTTTTCCAGCTCCTCGAACGTACCCTCCGCCACGCAAAGGCCGCCTTCCAAAACGACGATCCGGTTCGAAGTGATTTTCGTGCATTCCATATCATGGGTGATGATGATGGACGTTGTCCGGTTGGTTTTCTGCACCTCCAGAATGAGCGTGCTGATTTCCCGCGCGGTAATCGGATCGAGTCCCGTGGTCGGCTCGTCGTACAGCATGATCTCGGGTTTCTGAATCAGCGTGCGCGCCAGTCCCAGACGCTTGCGCATTCCGCCTGAGAGTTCTGAGGGCATCTTGTCGATGGAGTCGGACAGTCCCACACTCTTCAACGCGTCGCGGACCAGCTCATCCGTTTCGGTGCGCGAAGGCCGGGGCTTCAGATTCCGCAGGGGGAATTCGAGATTCTCCCGTACGCTCATCGAATCGTACAGCGCCGCGCTCTGAAAAAGAAAGCCGATCTTCTTCCGCAGGCCCGTCAGCTCCTTCTTTCCGATCGTCGAAATATCCTTGCCGAACAGAATAAGGGTTCCCTCGTCCGGTTCCAGCAGCCCCACCAGGCACTTGATGAGCACCGATTTTCCCGCT
This region includes:
- a CDS encoding MlaD family protein, producing MIKKATTHIKLGIFITIGFVLFAVAIYVVGMNQQLFNRTFHISGIFNDVSGLQAGNNVRFSGITVGIIQRIKMESDTTVRVDASINEDVRRFIKKDAVAVIGTESLMGNKVLVITPGTSNLPEIEDGDTLKTNAPMNIDQLMGTVKKTNDNLAVITGDLADIVHSIREGKGTIGQLLMDSTYLTVPIANAIGITNDVKGMVASFRQGTIGQLMMDTTRLKIPIDNAIQITSDLQQMMESIRLGHGIAGRLISDSAAALAMDTMMINIQQGTENMKFVTKKAKKSFLLWGF
- a CDS encoding ATP-binding cassette domain-containing protein, whose amino-acid sequence is MELLSSEIEARGVTPVQESSGANPYVIEIKHLKKSFATADILKDVSLNVAKGESLAVLGRSGAGKSVLIKCLVGLLEPDEGTLILFGKDISTIGKKELTGLRKKIGFLFQSAALYDSMSVRENLEFPLRNLKPRPSRTETDELVRDALKSVGLSDSIDKMPSELSGGMRKRLGLARTLIQKPEIMLYDEPTTGLDPITAREISTLILEVQKTNRTTSIIITHDMECTKITSNRIVVLEGGLCVAEGTFEELENSHDEEVKSFFEWQTDSHQ